The DNA region AACTCATGCAGGTTCCCTGTACCGGATGCGCCTACTGTATGCCCTGCCCCGCAGGAGTCAGAATTCCGGGTTGCTTTGAACTGTTCAACAGTGCCCACATGTTCACTGACAAGGCCGAACAGTTCAAATTCCAGTACGCCGTATTCTTCAGCAAGGAAATGGCCGGAGAATACGCATACGGATCCCAGTGTGTGGAATGCGGACAATGCGTAGAGCACTGTCCTCAGCATATCGACATTCCCGAACAGCTCAAACGCGTTGTTGACTACTTTGAGCAGGGCGACATGCAGGCCATGGTGGACATGGTCGCAAATAAACAGGAAAACTAAATCAATAGGCGGGTGCCGTCCATACGGCGCCCGTCTTACCCAATCATAAAATGAACATACTTTACTACGATTGTTTTTCAGGCATCAGCGGCGACATGAACCTCGCCGCCATGATCGATCTGGGTGTGGACCCGGAACTCCTCAAGACCGAACTTTCCAAACTCGGCCTTGCTGATGAATTCAGCCTCAAAATTTCGCAGGATTCCCGCAAGGGCATCTTCGGCACCCGCGTGGATGTGGAGCTGGCCCGCGAAGGTCATCACCACCACGGTCATGGGCATGAACATGGAGAACACGGCCCCCATCATCACGATCATGACCATACACATCACGCACATGATCATACGCACAGTCATCACCACCATGGTGAGCACCGCAACCTGAAAGACATTGAAAAGCTTATCAACAATTCTGCTCTCAGCGACAAGGTCAAAGCCACCAGTCTCGCAATTTTCAAACGCGTAGCCGAGGCCGAAGCAAAAATCCACGGCAGCACCCTCTACGAAGTACATTTCCATGAAGTAGGTGCCACCGACTCCATTGTGGATATCGTCGGAGCGGCCATATGTTTTCATGAGCTGGAAATCGAACAAGTCTGGTGTTCTTCCATCGAGCTTGGCGGCGGATTCGTCAACTGCGCCCACGGACGCATGCCTGTTCCCGCCCCGGCCACATCCGGAATCCTTGCCGGGAAACCTACCACTCAGGGTGCCGTTCCCAAGGAAACCACCACCCCCACCGGAGCGGCAATCCTCGCCGAGCTGGTTGACAATTTTTCCGATTCCCCGCGCATGGCCGTACAGAAGACAGCCTACGGCATCGGGCACCGGGACAATGAAATCCCCAACGTGCTGCGCGTGCAGCTGGCTAAAGTCGAACAACGTTCCGATTCCCTACCCACTGTCCCGGCCCGCTTGCTGCAATGCAACATCGACGACATGACCGGGGAAATGCTCGGCGCGGCCCTCGACCAACTTATGGAAGACGGAGCCATGGATGTGCATTTCACGCCCATTGTCATGAAGAAGAACCGCCCGGCCACCACCCTTTCCCTGCTCTGCAGTGCCGAGGATGAGGATAAGTTCAAGCGGCTGATTTTCAAGCACACCACCACGCTGGGCATCAAAAGCACCGATATCGAGAAAACAATCCTCGGCATTTCCTTCGATAAGCTGGAAACACCGCTCGGCAGCGTGACCATGAAAAACGCCATCCTCGACGGCGAAATCATCCGCTCCAAGCCGGAACTGGAAGACTGCCGCGCTCTGGCAAAAAAGCACGGTATTCCATTAAGTGAAGTATATCTTCAGATTGGGAAAATAAGAAAGGCTTGATGCGCTTCGCGCTTTTGATTGAACGGATTACGCCTTCGGCGACCCTGCCGGGGGCCTTAAACCCTTTTCCAAAAGGGTTTGTTTCACTGTCGTTATCCCTAAGACTCGCGGAAGACCGCTCGCCTAAGGGCTAATGCTAGAATCCCAAAACGTTTTAATAGTCTTCACTGGTTACTTGCATGGATACACTTGCTTTAAAATATAAAAAACTGCTTGGGATTCTTGCTGAAACCGACGGAGCGGTCATCGCTTTTTCCGGTGGCGTGGACAGCACCCTGCTGTTGCATACTGCAAAGGAAGCCCTCGACCATAAAGCCATCGCCGCTTCCATTGCCACTCCCTATGTTCCGCGTTGGGAGCAGGGTGAAGCGAAAAAATTTGCGCGGCAGCTTGGCGTAAAACATGTTGTGGTGGAAATGGATTTTCCCGAAGAACTGCGCATGAATCCACCGCTCCACTGCTACACCTGCAAGAAGATTCTGTTTAGCAAGCTGCTGGAAGTGGCGGGCGAACACGGATTCAAGCACGTGCTTGAAGGGACCAACATCGACGACCTCAGCGACTACCGTCCCGGCATCAAGGCGTTGCGGGAGCTTGATATCCGCAGCCCCTTTGTGGAGGCGGAACTGAGCAAGCAGGACATCCGCGAACTTTCCCGCAGATTTGAGCTACCCACATGGGATAAGCCCTCCTTCGCCTGTCTGCTCTCACGCATGCCCGTGGATGTGGAAGTAACCGACGAAGCATTGCAGCAGGTGGAACAGGCCGAGGTCTTCCTCATGCAGATCGGCTTCCCGGCTGTACGGGTCCGTCATCACGGCGAAGTGGCCCGCATCGAAGTCCCGGCAGACAGGATACAGGATTTCGTCAACGCCAATGAGATTCACGACATCAACAATAAATTAAAAGAATTCGGCTACAAGCATGTAACACTCGATCTGGGCGGATACAAAATGGGAAGCCTAAACAAGAAATAAACCAAGCGGGTTACAACATAGAACGGCGAAGCCCTATTAAAAAAGTTTGGGATCCTTAAACCCTTTTCAAAGGGTTTGAGGCCCCCGGCAGGGTCGCCGAAGGCATACTCCGTTAATCAAAAAGCGCGAAGCGCATCAAATCCACGCCCCGCGAGGCCGTCGGAGACAAATATGACGAATGACAACTTAAAAAATATTCTAGAAGCCGTAAAAGAAGGCAGTATGGACGTGGATCAGGGCATGGATAAGCTGCGCGACCTGCCTTATCAGGACATCGGGCACACCAAGATCGACCACCACCGGGGCTTGCGCAACGGCTTTCCGGAAGTGATCTACGGCGCGGGCAAAACACCGCTGCAGGTCGGCGATATTTTTGAACACATGTGTGAGCGCAACAATGTGCTGGCGACCCGTGTTTCAGCAGAAACAGCAGAGCATGTGATCTCCCGTTTCCCGCAGGTGGAATACAATGCCACCGCCAACACCCTGACCTGCAAGAACAAAGAAATCGCGTACAACAACGGCATAGTCGGCATCATCACTGCCGGAACATCTGATCTGGACGTTGCAGAAGAAGCACTGGTCACCTGCGATATGCTGGGCAGCAAGGCTGAAATAATCTCCGACATCGGGGTAGCCGGGATTCACCGCCTTTTTGACCGCATTGAAACAATACGCAAATACTCCGTACTCATCGTAGTGGCGGGCATGGAAGGCGCGCTCTCCAGCGTCATCGGCGGACTGGTGGACCAGCCCATCATCGCAGTGCCGACCTCGGTAGGCTACGGGGCCAACTTCTCCGGCCTGTCCGCACTGCTGGGCATGCTCACCTCCTGCGCCAGCGGTGTGACTGTAGTTAATATTGATAACGGATTCGGCGCGGCCTGCGCGGCCTGCAAGATTAATAAAGCTATTGATAGGTAAGAAAATGCCTCCGGCGGCTTAAACCCTTTTGCAAAAGGGTTTAAGAATCCCAAAACCTTTTAGTAGGCTTCGCCGCTATTGCTTAAAAATTGGCGAAAATTTTAAAAAATCTATTCTGTCCCCTCATTGGTGCTGCCAATGAGGGGATTTTTTTTGGTCCGACCAAATCTCCCGTCATTAGAAAGTAACTTGACACATATAATCTAACCTGCCAGAATGGACCTACCATTTGAGCAAAAAGCATATTCAAAAGTGCTTTTCGCTCTTTTTTTGCAAAAAAACACCTCTCAAAGGTACTACCAATGGTTAAAGATTCGGAAATTTCAAACTTATTTCTTCCCGTAGGCCTCGGCCGGGCCAGTGAAGAAATTGTTTTGCAGATTGAAGCTGCCATCATGGACGGTCGTCTTGCTCCGGGCGAACGCCTTCCCAGCGAACGCGACATGCAGAACCAGTTTGGAACGGGACGGGGCGTTATCCGCGAGGCGATCAAGACACTGAAGCAGAAAGGTCTGCTGGAGGTGAAAAAAGGAGCCAAGGGCGGAGCTTACGTCAAGGAGCTGGATGTTTCCAATGTTTCAGAGTCGCTGACCCTGTTCATGAAGCAACACCCGGTGGAGCCGGAAAAACTCATAGAATTCCGTGAGTCCATTGACCGGACCATTACGGAGCTGGCCATTGCCAGAGGCAGCAAAGAAGAAAAGGAAGAATTGTTCAACGGAGCGGTTCGCTTTGAAAAAATTCTTTGTGCAGAGAACCCCGACCTCGTTCAGGCCGGTGAACTGGACCGGAAACTGAACATCATGCTGGCCGGAATGGCTAAGAACCCCCTGCTTGAGTGGGTCATGCACGCAGTTCAGATGGGCTTCAGTTCCCATGACTACGCGCTTTATGAAGATGCCGATTATCGCAGAAAGGCGGGAGCGAACTGGATCGAAACAGCCAGAGCTATTCGCAACGGCGAGCCGATCCGGGCCCTTGCTTTCAGCAGTCACCACTATGTGCTGCTGCGGAAATGCGTTGAGAATAAAAACGGAGAACAGGGACACCAGAATGTACCTTTTCTCACTGAAACCAAAGAAGATTAAAAAAGAATTATGACACATTACGATTACATTATTGTCGGCGGCGGGTCCGCAGGTTCTGTTCTTGCCAACAGACTGAGCGCAAATCCCAAACACAAAGTACTTGTCCTTGAAGCAGGCCGCCCTGACTATAAACTTGATTTCCGCATCCACATGCCTGCGGCATTGACTTATCCCCTTGCAGGCAAAACCTACAACTGGTGGTATGAATCCGACCCAGAACCGCACATGAACAACCGCCGTGTATACCAGCCTCGCGGTAAAGTCCTCGGCGGTTCCTCCTGCATTAACGGCATGATCCACATTCGCGGTAATGCCATGGACTATGAAAAATGGGCCAAGGAAGACGGCCTTGAGAACTGGTCCTATGCCCACTGCCTGCCCTATTTCAAACGTTTTGAGCAGCGCATGGCCGGAGCTACTGAATATCAGGGCGCAGTCGGCCCGCTCTACCTGACCACCCCGGAATGCGACAACCCGCTCTTCGATGCATTTTTCAAAGCCGTACAGGAAGCAGGCTACCCTTTGACCGATGACGTAAACGGTTACCAGCAGGAAGGTTTCGGCAAATTCGACCGCACCACCTATAACGGACGCCGCATGAACGCTGCCCGCGCTTATGTGCATCCGGTTAAAAAACGCAGAAACCTGACCGTAAAATGTAATGCCATGGCTACCCGCATCCTTTTTGAAGGTAAACGGGCTGTCGGCGTGGAATACACCAAAGGCAAAAACACAGAAAAGGTATACGGCAGCGAAATCATTTCCTGCGGCGGTGCCATCAACTCCCCGCAGCTGCTCCAGCTTTCCGGTATCGGTAACGCAGAGGAACTCGGCAAACTGGGAATTGACGTGGTTCACAACCTGCCCGGCGTAGGTGAAAACCTGCAGGACCACCTTGAACTCTACGTGCAGTACGCCTGCAAGAAGCCGGTAAGTAAATACCCCTGCCTGCAGTGGTACAACCAGCCTAAAATCGGTCTGGAATGGCTGCTCAAAGGCACCGGCGAAGCGGCCACCAACCACTTTGAGGCCGGCGGCTTCATCCGTGGTAACGATCAGGTCGAATACCCCAACATCCAGTACCACTTCCTGCCCATCGCCATCCGTTACGACGGCTCTGCTCCCAACGAAGGACACGGTTATCAGGTTCACGTAGGTCCCATGAATACCGATGTTCGCGGACACGTTAAGATCAAGTCCAAAGATCCCAAAGAATACCCGTCCATTTTCTTCAACTACCTTTCCACCGAACAGGAACGCAGAGAGTGGGTTGAAGCTATCCGCAAGACCCGCGAGATCATGACCCAGCCCGCATTTGACGAATTCCGCGGCAAGGAACTGGCTCCCGGCGAACAGGCACAGACCGATGAAGAGATTCTCGATTTCGTAGCCCGTGAAGGTGAGTCCGCCTACCATCCGAGCTGCACCTGCGCCATGGGAACCCACGAAATGGCCGTAACCGACCCTGAACTGCGTGTTCACGGCGTGGAAGGTCTGCGCGTGGTTGACGCATCAGTTATGCCTTATGTCACCAACGGTAATATTTACGCTCCGGTAATGATGATTGCAGAGAAAGCAGCAGACCTGATTCTCGGCAACACCCCCATTGCGCCGGAAAACGTTCCTTTTTACAAACACGAAAAGTAGTCCAGACCGGGAGATCCTTATGATCCGCAAACAGATGTATATTGATGGCAAGTGGGTGGATGCCGCTTCCGGCAATAAACGCGAAGTTCTCAATCCCTTCGACGCATCGGTCATCGCAGAGGTTCCCGAAGGGGACCGCGAAGACAGCAGGGCGGCAATCTCCGCCGCGCGCAGGGCTTTTGATAAAGACGGCTGGCCCCAGACCCCGGCAGTTGAACGGGCACGTCTGCTCTTCAAACTTGCGGACCTCATTGAACGGGACCGCGAAGAACTGGCCGAACTGGAAAGCCTCGATACGGGTAAAACTGTTGAGGAAAGCCGCTGGGATATGGACGATATCGCCGGAATCTTCCGCTACTTTGCCGGACTTGCGGACAAGGACGGCGGGGAAGTCATCGAATCCCCCATCCCGGACTCCACCAGCACGGTTGTGCGTGAGCCTGTAGGTGTCTGCGGACAGATATCCCCGTGGAACTATCCGCTTTTGCAGGCTTCATGGAAGATGGCTCCGGCACTTGCCGCCGGGTGCACCATTGTAATGAAGCCCAGTGAGATCACCCCGCTGACCACCATTAAGGTCACCGAGCTTGCTGAAGAAGCCGGATTCCCCAAAGGGGTGATCAATACCGTGCTCGGTCCCGGTGCTGAAGTGGGCGCGGAACTTTCCGAAAATAATGATGTGGACCTGATCTCCTTTACCGGAGGCATCTCCACCGGGAAAACCATCATGCGCGCTGCTGCCGGAAACGTGAAAAAGGTAGCCCTCGAGCTTGGCGGTAAAAACCCGAACATCATCTTTGATGATGCTGATTTTGATCTTGTTATCGACTACGCCCTGAACGGTGTTTTCTTCCACGCCGGGCAGATCTGCTCCGCAGGTACCCGGATCATGGTTCAGGATGGAGTCTACGACAAGTTTATCGCCGCTCTCAAAGAACGCATGGAACGCATTGTGGTCGGCAACGGATTTGATGAAAAGACCCAGATGGGACCGCTGATTTCAGCTGAGCATCTGAGCAAGGTTGAATCATATATTGAAATAGCAAAAGAAGAAGGTGCGCAGCTGGTTCTCGGCGGATGCCGCCCGGATAACCCGGCACTTCAGAAAGGTTATTTCTACATGCCCACCCTGTTCGTTAACTGCGAAAACGACATGCGCATAGTTCAGGAAGAAGTGTTCGGCCCGGTCATAACCGTTGAAAGGTTCAAGACTGAAGAAGAAGTCATCGAAAGAGCCAACAGCACAATATACGGGCTCTCCGCCGGCTTCTGGACCCGTGATCCCGACCGCATTGAGCGCGTTTCCAAAGCTTTGCGCTTCGGAACAGTCTGGGCCAACGACTTCAACGTCTATTTTGTACAGGCCCCGTGGGGCGGGTACAAGCAATCCGGGTTCGGTCGTGAACTGGGCCGCATCGGATTGGAAGAATACACCGAAGTCAAACATATCTTCCGCAACCATAAAACAACCCCCCTCAACTGGTTCGGCGCATAGTGCGCCGGACCGGTTCCGAAACACGGGATGCCCTGCTGCCGGGGGAGGTGGCTTCGTATCCCTATAACTTTAACTCAGGAGTTATGATGTTAGCCCCGTACAGACGCCTTCTCGGTGTCGCCATTCTTATTGCAACTATTTTTGTTTTCTCTATTCCCGCAAATGCAGGCCAGAAAGTTAAAATTGCCAGCGTAGGCTGGACAGGTGTGACCATTAAGACAGACCTGGCCGTATCTATACTTGAAAGCCTCGGCTACAATGCCGAGAATATTCTGGTTTCCGTCCCCATCGCCTATGAAGCAATGGCCACCGGTGAAGCAGACGCCTTCATGGGTAACTGGATGCCCTCCATGGCCAACATTGCTGATAAATATTTCGAAAAAGGCACCGTGGATAAATTTATTCCCAACATGCCCGGAGCCAAATACACTCTGGCTGTCCCTTCCTATTGTGCGGAAGCAGGCCTGAAAGACTTCAAAGATATCGTCAAATTCGGCGATAAACTGGATTGGAAAATCTACGGAATCGAGGCAGGAAACGACGGTAACGACATTATCATCGACATGATCGAAAAAGACATGTTCGGCCTTGGCAAATTCACCATCGTTCCTTCCAGTGAAGCCGGCATGCTCGCTCAGGTAAGATCCTTCACCAAAGAAAAAAAATGGATTGTTTTCCTCGGCTGGGCACCGCACAGCATGAACGAACGCATCGACATGACCTATCTCACAGGCAGCACCGATAAGACCTTCGGCGGGAATGA from Desulfovibrio sp. JC010 includes:
- a CDS encoding glycine betaine ABC transporter substrate-binding protein encodes the protein MLAPYRRLLGVAILIATIFVFSIPANAGQKVKIASVGWTGVTIKTDLAVSILESLGYNAENILVSVPIAYEAMATGEADAFMGNWMPSMANIADKYFEKGTVDKFIPNMPGAKYTLAVPSYCAEAGLKDFKDIVKFGDKLDWKIYGIEAGNDGNDIIIDMIEKDMFGLGKFTIVPSSEAGMLAQVRSFTKEKKWIVFLGWAPHSMNERIDMTYLTGSTDKTFGGNDGTATVWTNIRKGFDKEQPNVTKLLKQMVFPVPMMNQIMTTLNENKSLTPLEAGMDWVKKHPETYKKWLAGVTTADGKPGLPAFEKSLN
- a CDS encoding FadR/GntR family transcriptional regulator: MVKDSEISNLFLPVGLGRASEEIVLQIEAAIMDGRLAPGERLPSERDMQNQFGTGRGVIREAIKTLKQKGLLEVKKGAKGGAYVKELDVSNVSESLTLFMKQHPVEPEKLIEFRESIDRTITELAIARGSKEEKEELFNGAVRFEKILCAENPDLVQAGELDRKLNIMLAGMAKNPLLEWVMHAVQMGFSSHDYALYEDADYRRKAGANWIETARAIRNGEPIRALAFSSHHYVLLRKCVENKNGEQGHQNVPFLTETKED
- the larC gene encoding nickel pincer cofactor biosynthesis protein LarC, translating into MNILYYDCFSGISGDMNLAAMIDLGVDPELLKTELSKLGLADEFSLKISQDSRKGIFGTRVDVELAREGHHHHGHGHEHGEHGPHHHDHDHTHHAHDHTHSHHHHGEHRNLKDIEKLINNSALSDKVKATSLAIFKRVAEAEAKIHGSTLYEVHFHEVGATDSIVDIVGAAICFHELEIEQVWCSSIELGGGFVNCAHGRMPVPAPATSGILAGKPTTQGAVPKETTTPTGAAILAELVDNFSDSPRMAVQKTAYGIGHRDNEIPNVLRVQLAKVEQRSDSLPTVPARLLQCNIDDMTGEMLGAALDQLMEDGAMDVHFTPIVMKKNRPATTLSLLCSAEDEDKFKRLIFKHTTTLGIKSTDIEKTILGISFDKLETPLGSVTMKNAILDGEIIRSKPELEDCRALAKKHGIPLSEVYLQIGKIRKA
- the larB gene encoding nickel pincer cofactor biosynthesis protein LarB, with protein sequence MTNDNLKNILEAVKEGSMDVDQGMDKLRDLPYQDIGHTKIDHHRGLRNGFPEVIYGAGKTPLQVGDIFEHMCERNNVLATRVSAETAEHVISRFPQVEYNATANTLTCKNKEIAYNNGIVGIITAGTSDLDVAEEALVTCDMLGSKAEIISDIGVAGIHRLFDRIETIRKYSVLIVVAGMEGALSSVIGGLVDQPIIAVPTSVGYGANFSGLSALLGMLTSCASGVTVVNIDNGFGAACAACKINKAIDR
- the betB gene encoding betaine-aldehyde dehydrogenase; the encoded protein is MIRKQMYIDGKWVDAASGNKREVLNPFDASVIAEVPEGDREDSRAAISAARRAFDKDGWPQTPAVERARLLFKLADLIERDREELAELESLDTGKTVEESRWDMDDIAGIFRYFAGLADKDGGEVIESPIPDSTSTVVREPVGVCGQISPWNYPLLQASWKMAPALAAGCTIVMKPSEITPLTTIKVTELAEEAGFPKGVINTVLGPGAEVGAELSENNDVDLISFTGGISTGKTIMRAAAGNVKKVALELGGKNPNIIFDDADFDLVIDYALNGVFFHAGQICSAGTRIMVQDGVYDKFIAALKERMERIVVGNGFDEKTQMGPLISAEHLSKVESYIEIAKEEGAQLVLGGCRPDNPALQKGYFYMPTLFVNCENDMRIVQEEVFGPVITVERFKTEEEVIERANSTIYGLSAGFWTRDPDRIERVSKALRFGTVWANDFNVYFVQAPWGGYKQSGFGRELGRIGLEEYTEVKHIFRNHKTTPLNWFGA
- the larE gene encoding ATP-dependent sacrificial sulfur transferase LarE is translated as MDTLALKYKKLLGILAETDGAVIAFSGGVDSTLLLHTAKEALDHKAIAASIATPYVPRWEQGEAKKFARQLGVKHVVVEMDFPEELRMNPPLHCYTCKKILFSKLLEVAGEHGFKHVLEGTNIDDLSDYRPGIKALRELDIRSPFVEAELSKQDIRELSRRFELPTWDKPSFACLLSRMPVDVEVTDEALQQVEQAEVFLMQIGFPAVRVRHHGEVARIEVPADRIQDFVNANEIHDINNKLKEFGYKHVTLDLGGYKMGSLNKK
- the betA gene encoding choline dehydrogenase, whose protein sequence is MTHYDYIIVGGGSAGSVLANRLSANPKHKVLVLEAGRPDYKLDFRIHMPAALTYPLAGKTYNWWYESDPEPHMNNRRVYQPRGKVLGGSSCINGMIHIRGNAMDYEKWAKEDGLENWSYAHCLPYFKRFEQRMAGATEYQGAVGPLYLTTPECDNPLFDAFFKAVQEAGYPLTDDVNGYQQEGFGKFDRTTYNGRRMNAARAYVHPVKKRRNLTVKCNAMATRILFEGKRAVGVEYTKGKNTEKVYGSEIISCGGAINSPQLLQLSGIGNAEELGKLGIDVVHNLPGVGENLQDHLELYVQYACKKPVSKYPCLQWYNQPKIGLEWLLKGTGEAATNHFEAGGFIRGNDQVEYPNIQYHFLPIAIRYDGSAPNEGHGYQVHVGPMNTDVRGHVKIKSKDPKEYPSIFFNYLSTEQERREWVEAIRKTREIMTQPAFDEFRGKELAPGEQAQTDEEILDFVAREGESAYHPSCTCAMGTHEMAVTDPELRVHGVEGLRVVDASVMPYVTNGNIYAPVMMIAEKAADLILGNTPIAPENVPFYKHEK